The Staphylococcus sp. KG4-3 genome has a window encoding:
- the fosB gene encoding FosB/FosD family fosfomycin resistance bacillithiol transferase, translated as MIQSINHVTYSVSDIKTSTAFYKDILKANILVESDKIAYFTLGGLWLALNEEKDIPRNEIQYSYTHMAFTIDENEFDEWYQSLKDNNVNILEGRNRDIRDKQSIYFTDPDGHKLELHAGTLQDRLDYYKEEKPHMKFYV; from the coding sequence TTGATTCAATCTATAAACCACGTAACTTATTCAGTATCGGATATTAAGACATCTACTGCTTTCTATAAAGATATTTTAAAAGCTAATATTCTAGTAGAAAGTGATAAAATTGCTTACTTCACATTAGGTGGTCTGTGGCTAGCGCTTAATGAAGAAAAGGATATACCTAGAAATGAAATTCAATACTCATATACACATATGGCATTTACAATTGATGAAAATGAATTTGATGAATGGTATCAATCGTTAAAAGATAACAATGTGAATATATTAGAAGGACGTAATAGAGATATAAGAGATAAACAATCAATATACTTCACTGATCCAGACGGACATAAATTAGAATTACATGCAGGAACATTGCAAGATAGGTTAGACTATTATAAAGAAGAAAAACCACATATGAAATTCTATGTATAA
- a CDS encoding GNAT family N-acetyltransferase — protein MSVYLENMKQQTFKDFYEESIIEYAAEHVKSGDWEEEGSIEIARTEFEKLLPEGLNTCNQYLLSVLYNNVDIGYLWLHIFDVKEEKKCFIYDIKIKDTYRGQGLGTKTMECIEEYCKDKDVESIGLHVFGYNKRAVSLYNKIGFETTNYLMEKRLK, from the coding sequence ATGAGTGTTTACTTAGAAAATATGAAGCAACAAACTTTCAAAGATTTTTATGAGGAAAGTATAATTGAATATGCAGCAGAGCACGTTAAAAGTGGCGATTGGGAGGAAGAGGGATCAATTGAAATAGCTCGTACAGAATTTGAAAAGTTACTGCCAGAAGGTTTAAATACATGTAATCAATATTTACTATCTGTGCTTTATAATAATGTGGATATAGGTTATTTATGGTTACATATATTTGATGTAAAAGAAGAAAAGAAATGTTTTATTTATGATATCAAAATAAAAGATACATATAGAGGGCAAGGCTTAGGTACAAAAACGATGGAATGTATAGAAGAATATTGCAAAGATAAAGATGTAGAAAGTATTGGTTTACATGTATTTGGATACAATAAGCGAGCTGTATCTTTATATAATAAAATCGGATTTGAAACTACAAATTATCTTATGGAGAAAAGATTAAAGTAA
- a CDS encoding HAD-IA family hydrolase translates to MIKAILFDLDGTLLDRQSSLIKFIDYQYDKFIDYLNHIDKNVFKSKFIELDQNGYVWKDKVYAQLINIFNIIDLSADDLLDDYINNFCNQCLPYPNLKETLDILSSNGYKLGIITNGKYPFQYENIKSLQIEQYMDVILVSEKENIKKPNPLIFERAAKVLNVDLCECVFVGDSLKNDYEASRSAGMYSIYRLNGENNFYSLSDSIKNLYELTSIVKDANKFV, encoded by the coding sequence ATGATAAAGGCAATTTTATTTGATTTAGATGGAACACTATTAGACAGACAATCTTCGTTAATAAAATTTATCGATTATCAATATGACAAATTCATTGATTACTTAAATCACATTGATAAAAATGTTTTTAAAAGTAAATTTATCGAATTAGATCAAAATGGTTATGTTTGGAAAGATAAAGTTTATGCACAATTAATTAATATCTTTAATATCATTGATTTAAGCGCCGATGATTTACTAGATGACTATATTAATAACTTTTGCAATCAGTGTTTACCATACCCTAACTTAAAAGAAACTTTAGATATATTAAGCTCAAATGGGTACAAATTAGGCATAATCACTAATGGTAAATATCCTTTCCAATACGAAAATATTAAATCATTACAAATTGAACAATATATGGATGTAATTTTAGTTTCTGAAAAAGAAAACATAAAAAAACCTAATCCTCTTATTTTTGAAAGAGCCGCTAAAGTTTTAAATGTCGACTTATGTGAGTGTGTCTTTGTTGGAGATAGTTTAAAAAATGATTATGAAGCATCAAGATCAGCTGGAATGTATAGTATATACAGATTAAACGGAGAAAATAATTTTTATAGTTTAAGCGATAGTATTAAAAATTTGTATGAGCTAACTAGTATTGTAAAAGATGCTAACAAATTTGTGTAA
- a CDS encoding DNA topology modulation protein has product MNKIIVIGSSGSGKSTLSRQLSNILDIPVYHLDALFWKPNWVMSKENEQIDIQNSLLEKNEWIIDGNYTGILEDRLQLADTIVFLNLPRSICYYRVFKRLIKNRGKTRPDMGNDCKERITFTFLKYIWNYPKYRKPFLLDRFKEVEKHKDIFVLNSIKEIEEFKIKIRQ; this is encoded by the coding sequence ATGAATAAAATAATAGTTATTGGGTCGTCTGGATCTGGTAAATCTACATTATCAAGGCAGCTATCGAATATTTTAGACATTCCAGTTTATCATTTAGACGCACTATTTTGGAAACCTAATTGGGTTATGTCCAAAGAAAATGAACAAATAGATATTCAAAATTCATTACTAGAAAAAAATGAATGGATTATTGATGGAAATTATACTGGTATTTTAGAAGATAGATTACAGTTAGCTGATACTATAGTATTTTTGAATTTACCAAGAAGCATTTGTTATTACAGAGTTTTCAAAAGGTTAATCAAAAACAGAGGTAAGACTAGACCTGATATGGGAAATGACTGTAAAGAAAGAATAACTTTCACGTTTTTGAAATATATTTGGAATTACCCTAAATATCGAAAACCATTTTTATTGGATAGATTTAAAGAGGTAGAAAAGCATAAAGATATATTTGTTTTAAATAGCATTAAAGAAATTGAGGAGTTTAAAATAAAAATAAGACAGTAG
- a CDS encoding GNAT family N-acetyltransferase, with protein MTIEARLFEEQDFNKINELLALYEDLGYPTIAENLFNRLKKIYSHEDYYLLLLIKDEVIIGLSGMCKMMFYEKNDEYMRILAFVINSNCRGKGYGTILLKESEMLATQLGCKAITLNSGNRKERDSAHSFYKSNGFENKSSGFSKSIY; from the coding sequence ATGACAATAGAAGCAAGATTATTTGAAGAACAAGATTTTAACAAAATAAATGAATTGTTAGCTTTATATGAAGATTTAGGTTATCCAACAATAGCAGAGAATTTATTTAATCGTTTAAAAAAGATATACAGTCATGAAGATTATTATTTGTTACTTTTAATAAAAGATGAGGTGATAATCGGTTTGAGTGGTATGTGCAAAATGATGTTCTATGAAAAGAATGATGAGTATATGCGCATACTAGCGTTTGTTATTAATTCTAATTGCAGAGGGAAAGGCTATGGAACAATTTTATTAAAAGAGTCAGAAATGTTAGCAACTCAATTAGGATGCAAAGCAATCACTTTAAATAGTGGTAACAGAAAAGAACGAGATAGTGCACATAGTTTTTATAAAAGTAATGGATTTGAAAATAAATCATCTGGATTCTCAAAAAGTATATATTGA